Proteins encoded together in one Leptospira semungkisensis window:
- a CDS encoding MBOAT family O-acyltransferase has protein sequence MNFTSLEFLFFFCLVFLVYWNLPDRFKKHFLIFASAFFYAFASWKFLFHLIAVVLVNWILIRFFLERKWFLFVSISFNVLNLAFFKYFYFFADLVGTIIGLPSLQNKPALDSILSNALHWSGFEVVLPLTVSYYTFQLISLAVDKKKGLIQEEVTLSKITSFIFLFPVMIAGPILRFNDVSSQFDSPKMEKEDMVDGLWLVVIGLFKKSVVSILMSGSIFQVFAEPASFSGGALLSTIYFFAIYLYLDFSGLTDIARGMGRLLGFQLPQNFKAPFFFTGFGDFWRRWHLTFSFWIRDYLYIPLGGSRSGTLRTCLNYLVAFGLGGLWHGANLNYLFWGLLTGFYLSLERVFTDWKIKLIPDIPYVKRIFVYLAVLHIYCISWILFFTPDLSSAFQAVMRIFIWAKGIDFPNMEPCIFALLVAILFHSAEEWPERFKTSFKWKLVFLPIVWILVLLALPNGNADFFYGQF, from the coding sequence ATGAATTTTACCAGTTTAGAATTTTTATTTTTTTTCTGCTTGGTCTTTCTGGTTTATTGGAACCTTCCGGATCGTTTTAAGAAACATTTTTTGATATTTGCTTCTGCGTTCTTCTACGCGTTTGCTTCTTGGAAGTTTTTATTTCATCTGATCGCAGTCGTCTTGGTAAATTGGATCCTGATCCGCTTCTTTTTGGAAAGGAAATGGTTCCTATTCGTATCCATAAGTTTTAACGTCCTAAACCTAGCATTCTTCAAGTATTTCTATTTTTTTGCGGATCTCGTAGGAACTATTATCGGACTTCCTTCTCTGCAGAACAAACCTGCTTTGGATTCTATTCTTTCGAACGCATTGCATTGGTCCGGTTTTGAAGTAGTGCTCCCTCTGACAGTGAGTTATTACACCTTCCAGTTGATCTCACTCGCTGTGGATAAAAAGAAGGGACTCATTCAAGAAGAAGTCACTCTTAGTAAGATCACTTCGTTTATCTTTCTATTTCCTGTCATGATCGCGGGACCTATTCTTAGGTTTAACGATGTTTCTTCCCAATTCGATTCTCCTAAGATGGAAAAGGAAGATATGGTGGATGGTCTTTGGCTCGTTGTGATCGGCCTTTTTAAGAAATCTGTCGTGTCTATCTTAATGTCCGGTTCTATTTTCCAAGTGTTTGCGGAGCCTGCTTCTTTTTCAGGAGGAGCGCTTTTAAGCACAATCTACTTCTTTGCGATCTATTTGTATCTGGACTTTTCAGGACTTACGGATATTGCCCGAGGAATGGGAAGACTTCTTGGATTCCAACTTCCTCAAAACTTCAAGGCTCCTTTCTTCTTTACTGGATTCGGAGACTTTTGGCGTCGTTGGCACTTGACCTTCTCCTTCTGGATCCGTGATTATTTGTACATTCCTTTGGGAGGTTCTCGTTCCGGAACTTTACGCACTTGTTTGAATTATCTAGTCGCTTTCGGTTTGGGTGGTCTTTGGCACGGAGCCAATTTGAATTATTTATTCTGGGGACTTCTCACCGGATTTTATCTTTCTTTGGAAAGGGTCTTCACCGATTGGAAGATCAAACTCATTCCGGATATTCCTTATGTGAAGCGTATATTCGTGTATCTCGCTGTATTACATATATATTGTATTTCTTGGATTTTGTTTTTCACTCCAGATCTTTCCTCCGCGTTCCAAGCAGTGATGAGGATATTCATTTGGGCGAAAGGAATCGATTTCCCAAATATGGAGCCTTGTATTTTTGCTCTTCTTGTAGCGATCCTATTCCACTCTGCAGAAGAATGGCCGGAAAGATTTAAGACTTCCTTTAAGTGGAAGTTGGTATTCTTACCGATTGTTTGGATCTTAGTTCTTTTGGCTTTGCCGAATGGAAACGCCGACTTCTTCTACGGACAGTTTTGA
- the lipA gene encoding lipoyl synthase, which produces MNPLKKKPRSTGYQPAPEKPDWLKVRLPFREKDNSVSTVRSSVEQGKLNTVCESASCPNLNHCWSRRTATYMLAGDICTRRCSYCDVAFGKPFSLDPEEPLRVAESAKALGLQHVVITSVNRDDLTDGAANHYKQTIELIRERLPDCKIEILVPDFKEKEESLELIYSAKPDIFNHNLETVERLFPTVAPAKKYDRSLRVLEHASKRGFLTKSGLILGLGETLDEVRQTLKDLRISGVQMVTLGQYLQPTPTHLPVHEYIHPDIFRELKEFGKSIGFRTVFSGPLVRSSYHADEQTPWYGN; this is translated from the coding sequence GTGAATCCTCTCAAGAAAAAGCCCAGATCTACCGGTTACCAACCAGCTCCCGAAAAACCGGATTGGCTCAAGGTCCGTCTTCCGTTTAGGGAGAAGGACAACTCAGTTTCTACCGTTCGAAGTTCTGTAGAACAAGGAAAATTGAATACAGTATGTGAAAGCGCTTCCTGTCCTAATCTGAATCATTGTTGGTCCAGAAGGACCGCAACTTATATGCTCGCAGGTGATATTTGCACAAGGCGATGCTCTTATTGCGATGTGGCCTTCGGAAAGCCTTTCTCATTGGATCCAGAAGAGCCCTTGAGAGTCGCGGAATCTGCGAAGGCTTTAGGGCTCCAACATGTGGTCATCACTTCCGTAAACAGAGATGATCTTACCGATGGAGCCGCAAATCATTATAAGCAAACCATAGAACTTATACGAGAGAGACTTCCGGATTGTAAGATCGAGATCCTTGTTCCAGATTTCAAAGAAAAGGAAGAAAGTCTAGAGCTCATCTATTCTGCAAAACCTGATATATTCAATCATAACCTCGAAACAGTGGAGAGGCTTTTTCCTACCGTTGCTCCTGCAAAGAAATATGATCGCTCTCTCCGAGTTCTGGAACACGCGTCTAAAAGAGGATTCTTAACGAAGAGCGGATTAATCCTTGGATTAGGTGAAACTCTGGATGAAGTCAGACAAACTCTAAAAGATCTCAGAATCTCCGGAGTTCAGATGGTAACTCTCGGCCAATATCTGCAGCCGACTCCTACTCATCTTCCTGTACATGAATATATCCATCCGGATATATTCAGAGAACTAAAGGAATTTGGTAAATCTATCGGATTCAGAACAGTATTCTCAGGGCCTCTCGTCAGAAGTTCTTATCATGCGGATGAGCAAACTCCGTGGTACGGAAACTAA
- a CDS encoding DUF1574 domain-containing protein produces the protein MKKKFIYIPFLFLILLFFIDKIFTLDFFQTSFYQEGNPVYYAQRRHLFERLQKDPSIQKKDLALAFGDSRAYPYSSKTLPPEISENWTVYNFSGPQAVPAYGFYWFQKIIESGIKPKVVFYVISPEGFDDSKGLLYDPFLRLGADDTFLVKYWRKFSVGDQTDIIKQKLFTIRKVKPGFKLFWNRLTSGNLNLYNPESNHENLILELGNGEQLAYASASNNPSKLAKDALRLKSLYLSGFTLGETEFFFVEEFLKLSKENGIKTYLIWPKVYPGYRAGYYELGLEKTWWPRIQELSTKYGASAANMNELSSCDVYYDASHQSVLCILEQSKILMDDFSGKKKLP, from the coding sequence ATGAAAAAGAAATTTATCTATATCCCATTCCTTTTCCTCATCCTTCTATTTTTTATAGATAAGATCTTCACACTGGATTTTTTCCAAACTTCCTTTTATCAGGAAGGAAATCCTGTGTATTATGCGCAGAGAAGACATCTTTTCGAGCGTTTGCAAAAGGATCCTTCGATTCAGAAAAAGGATCTTGCCTTAGCTTTCGGTGATTCTCGTGCTTATCCGTATTCTTCTAAAACTCTTCCACCGGAGATCAGTGAGAATTGGACTGTGTATAATTTTTCAGGACCACAGGCTGTTCCTGCTTATGGATTTTACTGGTTCCAAAAAATCATAGAGTCCGGTATCAAACCAAAAGTCGTTTTCTATGTGATCAGCCCGGAAGGCTTTGATGATTCCAAGGGTTTGCTCTATGATCCATTTCTTCGTTTAGGAGCAGACGATACATTCCTTGTGAAGTATTGGAGAAAATTCTCAGTCGGTGACCAAACGGATATTATTAAGCAAAAGCTTTTCACGATCCGAAAGGTCAAACCCGGATTTAAACTTTTCTGGAACCGTCTTACTTCAGGAAATTTGAATTTGTATAATCCTGAATCCAATCACGAAAATCTGATCCTGGAATTGGGGAACGGAGAGCAATTGGCCTATGCTAGTGCGAGCAATAATCCTTCTAAGCTTGCAAAGGATGCGCTTAGACTTAAGAGTCTCTATCTTTCCGGATTTACATTGGGAGAAACAGAGTTCTTCTTTGTAGAGGAATTTCTCAAGCTTTCTAAAGAGAATGGGATCAAGACTTATCTGATTTGGCCTAAGGTGTATCCTGGATATAGAGCCGGTTATTATGAACTCGGTTTAGAAAAGACTTGGTGGCCGCGTATCCAAGAGCTTTCTACAAAGTATGGAGCCTCTGCCGCAAACATGAACGAGCTCAGTTCTTGCGATGTATACTATGATGCTTCTCACCAAAGCGTGCTTTGCATATTGGAACAATCTAAAATCTTAATGGATGATTTTTC
- a CDS encoding pseudouridine synthase, translating into MKGKFGKNTEQESSEKGSGIRINRYLADCGFGSRRKTEELILSGKVRVNGVVETSLGIRISPMDRVMVGNKQAIPPEKNVFLALNKPKGYLCSHGDKFHSHTIFELLPGKFGRLAIAGRLDLDSRGLLLLSDDGNLIQEITHPSEGSEKEYSVSLDSEIPFERVKERFLKGFMDEGEFLKAEKVFSQDRKPESDSFRVVLKQGRKRQIRRMFAALGAKVTDLQRIRIGKLTLEKLNIGEGKFVLLDPKAWRP; encoded by the coding sequence TTGAAAGGGAAATTCGGGAAAAACACGGAACAAGAGAGTTCCGAAAAAGGATCCGGTATTCGGATCAACCGCTATCTTGCAGACTGCGGTTTCGGCTCCCGCAGAAAGACGGAGGAACTCATTCTTTCCGGAAAGGTTCGTGTGAACGGAGTCGTAGAAACGAGTCTGGGCATTCGAATCTCTCCTATGGACCGGGTCATGGTCGGGAATAAACAGGCCATTCCTCCCGAGAAGAACGTTTTTCTGGCATTGAATAAACCTAAGGGATATCTTTGCTCTCACGGAGACAAATTCCATTCTCATACTATCTTTGAACTTCTTCCTGGCAAATTTGGAAGGCTTGCAATTGCGGGCAGACTGGATTTGGATTCAAGAGGACTTCTTCTTCTTTCCGACGATGGAAATCTAATACAAGAGATCACTCATCCTTCGGAAGGTTCCGAAAAAGAATACAGTGTTTCTCTGGATTCCGAAATCCCTTTCGAAAGAGTGAAAGAACGTTTTCTAAAAGGATTCATGGACGAGGGAGAATTCTTAAAGGCGGAGAAGGTGTTTTCTCAAGATAGAAAACCAGAGTCCGATTCTTTTAGAGTGGTCCTCAAACAGGGAAGAAAGCGCCAGATCAGAAGAATGTTTGCGGCACTCGGTGCCAAGGTTACTGATCTGCAAAGAATCCGAATCGGCAAACTTACATTAGAAAAACTAAATATTGGAGAAGGCAAATTCGTTTTGCTGGATCCTAAAGCTTGGAGACCATGA